TTCCTCACGGCGGCCGCCGCGGGGGCGGCGACGCTGGCCGCCTGCGGCACGTCGTCCACCCCCACCCCCGGCCCCACGCCGAGCGCACCGGCACGACCGTCGCACACCTTGAACCCGGTCAAGCAGATCGTCGCCGGCGACCTCGATGTCGGCTACACCGAGGCCGGCCCCGCCGACGGACAGCCGGTGATCCTGTTGCACGGCTGGCCCTACGACATCCACAGCTACGCCGACGCCTCGGCCCTGCTGGCCGAGCGGGGCTTCCGCGTCATCGTGCCCTTCCTGCGCGGCTTCGGCTCGACGCGGTTCCGCTCGGCCGACACCGTGCGCAACGGTCAGCAGGCCGCGCTGGCCCAGGACGTCATCGCGCTGATGGACGCGCTCGACATTCCGCAAGCCGTCATCGGCGGATACGACTGGGGTGGGCGCACCGCCAACAACGTGGCCGCGCTGTGGCCGCAACGCTGTGCCGGGCTGGTCGCCGTCAGCGGCTACATCACCGTCAACCTGGCCGCCAACCTGAAACCACTGGCGCCGGAGGCCGAGCTGGGCTGGTGGTACCAGTACTACTTCGCCACGCCGCGCGGTGAACTCGGCTACCGCGAGAACACCAAGGGGTTCAACCGGCTGATCTGGACCAAGGCCTCACCACTGTGGCACTTCGACGACGCCACCTATGACCTGTCCGCCGCGGCATTCGACAACCCCGACCACGTCGCGATCGTGGTGCACAACTACCGATGGCGGCTCAGCCTGGCGCCCGGCGAAGCCCGCTACGACGCCGACGAGGCGCGGCTGGCCGGTAAACCGCCGGTCACCGTGCCGACCATCACGATCGGATCCGATTTCGACGGCGCCGCCAAGGACGGGGCCGGCTACCGCGCGCTCTACACCGGGCCGTACGAGCACCGGGTGCTGAACGGCATCGGACACAACGTGCCGCAGGAGGCGCCGGAACAGTTCGTCGCCGCCATCACCGACGTCAGTCGCATGGGCGGCCGCTGAAGCCGGCGCTCAGGAATACGGCCGTCCGGTCAACTCCTGGATCGTGCGGATCTCGCCATCCCGATATGGCCGGCCATCGGCGTGAAACAGGTCGTGGAACCACAGCCGCGGCGGACTCCGGTAGGGCCGATCCCAGGAATCCCAGGGCAGAAAGGTCTGCGTCTTCCCCGCGACGAGTCCCCAGGTGTACGCGCCGACGTTGTGCCGCTTGGCCACCGGCAACACGCCCTCGATGGTGCTGCCCTCGCCGCGCGCCAGGTACTCGGTGCACAGGATCGGCCGGCCCATCGGCGCCAACTCACCGATCCTCGCCTCGAACCCGGCCGGATCGTCGTAGCTGTGGAAGGTCACCACATCCGAATGGTCGAGCTGGATGGTCGCCATCGCGCTGCGCTGCCGCGGGTCGGCCCACGGCCCGTCCCAGACACCGCTGGTCAGCGGTTGCACGGGATTGACCGAGCGGGCCCAGCCGAACACCTCAGGCAGCAGCCCTTCGATGAGTTTGACCTTGTCCTGCCGCTCCACCTCGCGATAGGTGGCGGCGGGGTTGTCTGGCTCATTCCACAGATCCCACCCGAGCACCCGCTCGTCGTGACGGAACTGCCCGATCACACCGACGACATACTCCCGCAGGGTGCGCCGGTACCGGCGACTGTCCAGGTTCTGCGCACCTGGGCTCTGCACCCACGCGGAATTGTGGATCCCCGGCTGGGGCCGACGCTGCCGGCCCAGCCGGGGATACGGGTCCCAGCAGGAATCGAACAGCACGAACAGCGGCTTGATGCCGTGGCTGGACGCCAGGGCGACGAACTGCGTCAGCCGGTTCAGAAAGCCCACGTGATCCTGCGCCCACAGCTGGTCGTGCAGGAACACCCGGACCGTGTTCAGCCCGGCCAGGCGGGCAAGGCGAAGCTCACCATCGATGCGCTGGGGGTCATACGTGGCCGGTTGGAACATCTCCAGCTGATTGACCGCGTTCGACGGGATGAAATTGGCGCCGACCAGCCAACCCTGAGCGGCGTACCAGCGGCGCGCCCGCTCGGGTGACCAGCGGGCCCCCGGCCCGTCGGCCTGCGCCGTCGCCCGCGGTGTCCTGCCCAGCGCGGCTGCCACGGTCATCACCAACGGAACCTTGAACGCTGCCCGGCGGGCCATCCGGGCGTCGGCGACTTGCCTGACGTGCTGCATCGAATTACCAATCAACCTGGCTTCCTTATGGTTTCGTCTCCAACATCGGCATCCGTCGGATACCCGACCCTCGACCCATCTATTACTCGAGATGTACCCGACACCGGCTCGGGCTGCACTGCCCGGCACTCTGGATCGGCACTCTGGTTCGGAGTGGCCGAAGGCGGGTACCTGTTCACGGTGACCAGCTTCATTGCCGACCCATGGCGCTCCCGGACACCCTACGGGCGCGGGCAGCCGTGGCCGGATCGCGGCCGGTAGCGTTGCTGTGGTGGATCTCCCAGACGGCGGCAGAGTCGACGCAGGCACCCTGACCGGCGTCTCGGAAACCGCGCTGCTGACCCTGAACGGCCGGGCCCATCAGGCCCGTCATCCCCGGGCCATCATCGACGATCCGTTGGCCGTCCGGGTCGCCGACTCGATCGACTTCGACTTCGACAAATTCGGCCGCCGCAAGGGTCAGGAGATGGCGCTACGCTCGCTGGCCTTCGACAGGGCAGCCCGCGATTACCTGAGCGCGCATCCGTCGGCCACTGTCGTCGCCCTCGCCGAAGGTCTGCAGACCAGTTTCTGGCGCCTGAATGCCGCGCTGCCCGATGCCCGGTTTCATTGGCTCACGGTCGATTTCCCGCCGATCATCGCGTTGCGGGAACGGCTGCTGCCGGCGTCCGACCGCGTCGAGGTACGCGCGCAGTCGGCGCTGGACTACAGCTGGATGGACGAGGTTGACCCCGCCGACGGGGTGTTCATCACAGCGGAGGGGCTGCTGATGTACCTGGAGCCCGAGGAAGCCCTCGACCTGATCGCCGAATGCGCCTGCCGTTTTCCCGGTGGGCAGATGATCTTCGACCTACCGCCCGTGCTCGTGAAGAAATTCGCGCCCAAGGGCGTGAGGTCCTCGCGGCACTACCGCGTGCCGCCGATGCCCTTCAGCCTGTCGCCGGCCGAGCTGGCCGATCTTCGCCGCACCGTGCCCGGGATCAAAGCAGTGCACGACCTGCCGATGCCCAGCGGGCGCGGGTGGTTCTTCGGCACCGTGTTCCCGGCGTTGTGGCAGTTCAAGCCCACCAAGCAGATTCGCGGTGCCTACACCCTGATCGAGTTCGGCTAGCTGCCTGCCGCGGCCAGCCGAGCCCGCTCCCGCATCGACGCGACGACGCCGCCGTCGTTCAGGATGTCCGTGCCGGTGAGGTAGCCCGCGCGCTCGCCGGCGCAGTAGGCCAGCAGATCGGCCATCTCCTCCGGCTTGCCCCAGCGCGGCACCGCGGCGTCCGCGACCATCGCGCCCGCCCCGGCCTGCTCCTCCAGCCGGCCCATCTCGGTGTCGATCGAGCCTGGGGAGACGGAGACGATCCGGACGCCGCGACCGTTGAACCGCTCGGCCTGCGACGAGCTGTACCACTTCACGAACGCCTTGCTGATGGCATAGGACAGGCCCGACCGCATCTCTTCGGGTGCCATGCCGCACGCCGCGAGCATCTCCGTGAGAAACCGCTCCTGGTCCTGCAGGGCCAGCGGAAAGTGCTGCGCCGGAATGATTTCCTCCGGTAGCAGATGGGCCGCCATCGAGGCCACGTTGACGATCGCGGCCCCTTCGGCCGCGGTCGCGAAGAAGGCCTCGTTCACGTGGAGCGTGCCGAGCGCGTTGGTGCGCATGACGTACTCGGCATCTCCCATGCTCGGGCTGACCCCGGCCGCGTGGATGACCGCACTGACCGTGCCGACACCGGACGCCGCCTCCAACAACCGATCGACGGCGGTCCGGTCGGTGACATCGGCGTTCACGATCGTGGCCGCGACACCCTCGTCGGCCAACGTGGCGGCCGCGGCGTCGAGACGGTCCTGCCGGACGTCGCACAACACCACGGCCTGGTCCCGGCCGACGACCTTGGCCGTCGCCAGCCCCATGCCACCCGCACCGCCTGTGATCACCGTCACCCGTGTCATGGCTAGCACGGTATACGGCAGATTCGGGCACCCGCGCCGGGGGTGCGAGGCGGGTGCTCAGCACGTTCCCGACGGCAATCTGACGAGCTCCGCTGTGCGACTGAACAGACCGGCATATAACCGAATAGTGATGACACGGCGCAACGGTGGCAGACCGCATGCCATGACGTGTCCGTTCTGCGGCTCCGACCTGGATGCCGCGGGCACTTGCGCCCGCTGCGGGCGGGTGCACGACGCGGTGGCGACCGGGTGGCGTCCCGACCCGACGGCGCGGCATGAGGGCCGCTACTTCGTGACCGGGCATCCCACGAACCGGGTCCGCGACGGCCGGGCCACGTCGACCGACCCGGCCGGCGGCCGGACCCTGCCGGATTACCTGGAGTTACCCGGCCCGAGCATCCGGTCGACCTGGCTGGCCACCGGTGCGGCCACGCTCATCATCGTGCTGACGGCCGCCGTGGTGTGGGTGCTGCTGGTGGCGAGCCGAAGGACGCCACCCCCGCCGGAAACCGGGTATCTCGCGGCGCTCCAGGACGCCGGTCTCAGCGATCAGTTCAATTCCGACGCCAACGCCGTCGCCCACGGCAGGCAGGTGTGTCGCCGGCTCGAAGACGGTGAGCCCCAACAGGGGTCACCGGCCGACAAGATCGCGGTCGAGACGTTCTGCCCCCACTTTTCGCAGGGCTTCCACATCCTCGAAACCATCACGGTAACCGGCACCTTCGTGCTCCATGACAATGCCGGCGTCGGCGGTATCGCCTCGGACGGAACAGCCTGCCAGGGCGCGAACGGCTACGACGACGTCAACGCCGGCACCGCGGTCACCATCAAGAACGGCAAGGCCGAGATCCTGGCCGCCACGACACTCGGACCCGGCAAGAGCGGCACCACCAACTGCACCTTCACCTTCACCGTGCCCCTGACCGAGGGCCAGGACCGTTATGTCCTGTCCGTCGGACGTCGCGGCGAATTCAGCTATACCTTCGAACAGCTTGTGGCCAAAGGCATCCAGATCACGCTCGGTCAGTGACGTTTGCGAAATTCGCACGCCGAAGCACAGTTACGCCGTCGGTTCCCGCGGCCATATCACGGCCGACGCCGCCGGTCGGAAACGATGCGGTCACGAGTCCGGCGCGCTCGCGTGACAACCGCGTATCCATCTGAGTACTTCCGTGGACATCGATTCCGGGCGGCCCTACCGTTCAGCTCTGACAATCCTCTTAGTTCTCATTTCCAGGCACAATCAAGGGAGTCGGTCGGGGATGACCACCTTTGCTCGAACAAGGGTCAAAACTGTTGTCAGCGCAGGCTTGTGCGCAACCGCAGTCGTGACCGCAGTGGCGTTGAGTCCACACGCCGCAGCAGTGCAACTCAAGACGGGCGGATACAAGTGCGCCGGAGCGGCCGGAGCGGCGCCCGCCGCACCGTGTGCGGCCCCAGCGGTGGAAGCCGCGGGCGTCGCTCCGCCGGTCGCCGTCCCACCGGGACCTCTCGCCCCGCCTCCCGCCGTTCCCCCGGTGCCCCTCGCACCGCCGCCGGTGGTCCCGCCGGTGCCCCTCGCGCCGCCGGTACCTGTCGTCCCCGCCGCCCCAGCTCCCGTGGCCGCACCAGCCGCGGCGCCGGTGGCGGTCGCCGCAGGCACCCCGACCGGAAAGGGCGTGCCGACCACCTCACCCGGCGGCGGACCGGTCGCGGGCACACCGACCCTGCCCGGCCCGGGGTAGTCGCCTTCGGCACATTGCGTCAGAAAAGGCGCCTGGCTTGCCGGCCAGGCGCCTTTCTCATGTCTTCACGTGCTGTTCTTCACTTGCGGTACGGGATTCGTCACTCCTGCACGATCACCGGGTCGCCGACGTTGACCGTGTTGAAATACCACTCGGCGGCCGCCGGGATCAGGCTGATGCAGCCGTGGCTCGTGTTCTCCAACCCCATCGACGGCACGGCCCACGGGGCGGAGTGCACGAAGATCCCGCGATGGGTGATGCGGACGGCGTAGTCCACCTCAAGCAGGTAACCGTCCGCCGCATCGACCGGAATGCCCACACTGCTCGAATCCATGGTCACCGTGCGCTCTTTCGCGAGGACGGTGTAGGTGCCGACGGGGGTCGAATACTCGGGGCGTCCCATGGAAGCCAGCAGCACCCCCTCCTCGCCGGCGTGCGGCAGGTGGTGCGGCGCAGGCAGCGGGACCGGTGGTTCCTCGCCGATCCCGTCGATCGTCACGGTGAAGGTGTGTTCGGAGATGTCGGCGACACCGATTACGGCTGGGCCCGTTTGGAATTGCGTCCGCATGCCACCCACCGACAGCATCACGGTGCTGTGTGCCGGCCAGAACTCGGCAGGCGTCCACTGCACGACCTTGGTGTCCAGCCATTCGTATGTGCCCGTGCGGACCGGCGTCGACTTCAGCCCCAGCGCACGTTCGACCGCCGACCGGTTGGTCACCGGATTCTTGAACGTCACCACCACGGGGTGGCCCACCCCGACGGGCGTGCCCTCGGTCGGTGCGACCGATTCGATGGCCGACGTCAACGGCAGACTCACCGCCGCCGTGTCGACGCTGTCGGTATCACCCCAGTAGTAGGTCATGGCGACCACGACCAACACGAGAACACCTTGCACAACCGCGCGCATCAATTCGATTCCTCTGCGATGCCCCCATGATCTTGAACGTTGTCATGGTATGGGCCGGCAGGTGCGCGAATGTGTAGTCACACGTTGACAATTCGGTCAAGCGTTCGCAACGTTTCGGCCACGGCAGGCGGGCAGCAAACGGAGCCGTCGTAACGGAGGGTCAGTCTCCGAGAGTCTCGCCGCGGGCGGCGTTCAGTTTGAGGACCCGCGCGCAGGAAAGTGGTGTCACCCGGTTGTTGGTCCGCAGGCCCGGCTGCACCGAACGCTGAGATTCGACGTCAAGCTCGTCGCCTTCGCCGTCGAACCGATACGACGACGGATGCCTTCGCATGGCCGCGGCGAGCTCACGGGAGTACCGCTGCGACGAACACCAGAGCGGGTGTGTCGCCAGCTCGATGACCGTCGAGCCGGCAGCTTCTGTCGCCATCTTCAATGACCTCCAGCGGAGCTTCACGGCACTTGCACTCAGTACCAAGCGTGCTCGGCCAAGCTGTGACGACGCATCGAGTTGGCCGTGGACTTATTAAGGATCCCTCTTAGGCGGCGTTTACACACTGAAAGTGCCGCGACAGAGACGCAATTCACACTCCAGGATTTGACATTGTTTGCTGTCATCGTTTGCGCCCGATGCCCTGATCGACCGATCAAGATCATCGCCGGAGCAGGTGCCAGCAACGCCGGCGTGGCCACCGCGGCAGAATCCCCGTCAGAGGGGCCGCAACAATCGCAGCATCTTCTTACATTGTGTGGAAACCCGCACGTAGGGCGAGCACACAAATTAAGGAAGCACGCCAGCGAACGCGCCGCCCTTCGCCCCGTCGATGCAGAATCGTTACCTATCATTTACCCTGTCCCGTGGCCGAGTTCTCCCTGCCAGAACGTCAATTAACTCGGCGGAGGGTGGTACGGCCGTGGATGCACACGATCCCAGCGTCGGTGAGCATGCGCGTCCGACCGCGTCTCGGGTCGCGATCGAAGGCTGGCCGCTGCGATGGAAAGTCGCGGCGACCTTGGTATTGCCGATCCTGCTCGCGGCGACGTTCGGCGCAGTCCGGATCTACAACGAGCTGTCCACCGCATCGCGGTTGAACGTCGCGTCCGACAACGCCGTGATCGTGGTGCCCGCGGTGGAGTTGGTCGACCGGCTCGACGGCCTGGCATACGCCGCCGCCTCGGGTGCACCGACCGACGAAGCCCGCGCCCAGTTCGACGAGAGCGCCGCGGCCCTGGCCACTCTGGTCACCTCGGCCGAATTCGACCCGGCCGTCGCCGCGCAGCTGACCTCCGCGGCCTCCACGGCCAAGACCCTGCGCGACGACATCAACTCGGGGCCCATTCCGCACCGGTTGATCGCCGAGCGTGTGCAGGACGTGACCTCGGGAGTGATCTCCGCGATCGCGTCGACCACCGCGACGGTCGACGATCGCACCGTGAGCCCGATCGCGGACCAGCTCGTCAACAGTCTCGCCGCGCAACGCGCATTGACGACGCAGCGGATTCTGATCGCCGCGCCGGACTTCCTCGATTCGGACGAGCTGCGCACCGAGGTGGCCGACGCGGCAGGAGCCGAAGCGGCGGCGATCGACCGGCTCGGCCAGCCGACCCCGACCGAAGAGTCCGCGGCGTTGCGCACGGAATCCGATGTCCGCCGCGACACCTATACCCAGCCGCTCAGCGAGGGTGTGCACGCACCGGCATTCACCGGCGCGATGCGGGCCAGCGTCGACCAGTACCGAGCGATGACCGAACGACTGGCATCCGACCTCGACGGCACGCTGCATCAGCGGG
The genomic region above belongs to Mycolicibacterium sp. HK-90 and contains:
- a CDS encoding alpha/beta fold hydrolase is translated as MDTEGPRKGATTVNGLSRRNFGFLTAAAAGAATLAACGTSSTPTPGPTPSAPARPSHTLNPVKQIVAGDLDVGYTEAGPADGQPVILLHGWPYDIHSYADASALLAERGFRVIVPFLRGFGSTRFRSADTVRNGQQAALAQDVIALMDALDIPQAVIGGYDWGGRTANNVAALWPQRCAGLVAVSGYITVNLAANLKPLAPEAELGWWYQYYFATPRGELGYRENTKGFNRLIWTKASPLWHFDDATYDLSAAAFDNPDHVAIVVHNYRWRLSLAPGEARYDADEARLAGKPPVTVPTITIGSDFDGAAKDGAGYRALYTGPYEHRVLNGIGHNVPQEAPEQFVAAITDVSRMGGR
- a CDS encoding 1,4-beta-xylanase codes for the protein MARRAAFKVPLVMTVAAALGRTPRATAQADGPGARWSPERARRWYAAQGWLVGANFIPSNAVNQLEMFQPATYDPQRIDGELRLARLAGLNTVRVFLHDQLWAQDHVGFLNRLTQFVALASSHGIKPLFVLFDSCWDPYPRLGRQRRPQPGIHNSAWVQSPGAQNLDSRRYRRTLREYVVGVIGQFRHDERVLGWDLWNEPDNPAATYREVERQDKVKLIEGLLPEVFGWARSVNPVQPLTSGVWDGPWADPRQRSAMATIQLDHSDVVTFHSYDDPAGFEARIGELAPMGRPILCTEYLARGEGSTIEGVLPVAKRHNVGAYTWGLVAGKTQTFLPWDSWDRPYRSPPRLWFHDLFHADGRPYRDGEIRTIQELTGRPYS
- a CDS encoding class I SAM-dependent methyltransferase, whose product is MVDLPDGGRVDAGTLTGVSETALLTLNGRAHQARHPRAIIDDPLAVRVADSIDFDFDKFGRRKGQEMALRSLAFDRAARDYLSAHPSATVVALAEGLQTSFWRLNAALPDARFHWLTVDFPPIIALRERLLPASDRVEVRAQSALDYSWMDEVDPADGVFITAEGLLMYLEPEEALDLIAECACRFPGGQMIFDLPPVLVKKFAPKGVRSSRHYRVPPMPFSLSPAELADLRRTVPGIKAVHDLPMPSGRGWFFGTVFPALWQFKPTKQIRGAYTLIEFG
- a CDS encoding SDR family NAD(P)-dependent oxidoreductase, which produces MTRVTVITGGAGGMGLATAKVVGRDQAVVLCDVRQDRLDAAAATLADEGVAATIVNADVTDRTAVDRLLEAASGVGTVSAVIHAAGVSPSMGDAEYVMRTNALGTLHVNEAFFATAAEGAAIVNVASMAAHLLPEEIIPAQHFPLALQDQERFLTEMLAACGMAPEEMRSGLSYAISKAFVKWYSSSQAERFNGRGVRIVSVSPGSIDTEMGRLEEQAGAGAMVADAAVPRWGKPEEMADLLAYCAGERAGYLTGTDILNDGGVVASMRERARLAAAGS
- a CDS encoding DUF732 domain-containing protein; this translates as MTRRNGGRPHAMTCPFCGSDLDAAGTCARCGRVHDAVATGWRPDPTARHEGRYFVTGHPTNRVRDGRATSTDPAGGRTLPDYLELPGPSIRSTWLATGAATLIIVLTAAVVWVLLVASRRTPPPPETGYLAALQDAGLSDQFNSDANAVAHGRQVCRRLEDGEPQQGSPADKIAVETFCPHFSQGFHILETITVTGTFVLHDNAGVGGIASDGTACQGANGYDDVNAGTAVTIKNGKAEILAATTLGPGKSGTTNCTFTFTVPLTEGQDRYVLSVGRRGEFSYTFEQLVAKGIQITLGQ
- a CDS encoding L,D-transpeptidase, with the translated sequence MRAVVQGVLVLVVVAMTYYWGDTDSVDTAAVSLPLTSAIESVAPTEGTPVGVGHPVVVTFKNPVTNRSAVERALGLKSTPVRTGTYEWLDTKVVQWTPAEFWPAHSTVMLSVGGMRTQFQTGPAVIGVADISEHTFTVTIDGIGEEPPVPLPAPHHLPHAGEEGVLLASMGRPEYSTPVGTYTVLAKERTVTMDSSSVGIPVDAADGYLLEVDYAVRITHRGIFVHSAPWAVPSMGLENTSHGCISLIPAAAEWYFNTVNVGDPVIVQE